One genomic segment of Hevea brasiliensis isolate MT/VB/25A 57/8 chromosome 3, ASM3005281v1, whole genome shotgun sequence includes these proteins:
- the LOC110668716 gene encoding uncharacterized protein LOC110668716 codes for MEDGQIWSYRRCRLKFLVGLLLFCTICCSIREVSASIHEYQNEAFIPRSNGFFSHGGSEGLYSSKVHDSSDSSSDKPLQGKSFIRFEDVTFVRTKEAASKQNEMQESTGLVEAIIFEVKDRERIGGAFLKTNAICCHPTLAQTGSCTLGEVIIQKDQDNQDWPKRIRTSFAGKNEEAIMKPETVEINATGMYYLYFMFCNPELKGTLIKGRTVWKNPNGYLPGKMTPLMTFYGIMSLAYLALGLIWFLRFVQFWKDVIQLHYHITAVIALGMCEMAVWYFEYANFNSTGSRPMGVTLWAVTFRTVKKTLSRLLLLVVSMGYGVVKPTLGGITSRVLLLGLIYFIASEALELVEHLGNINDLSKKTELFLVLPVAFLDSCFIVWIFSSLSKTLEKLQMRRNTAKLDLYRKFTNSLAVSVLLSIAWIGFELYFNATDPLSELWQVAWIIPAFWTLLAYSLLVVICILWAPSRNPTRYAYLEETGEDFEEEGISLTSSVDIATKLERKGLGEDLEEDKRE; via the exons ATGGAAGACGGACAAATCTGGTCCTATAGGCGATGTAGACTGAAGTTTTTGGTAGGCTTACTGTTATTTTGCACAATTTGTTGTTCAATCAGAGAGGTAAGTGCATCGATTCATGAGTACCAAAACGAAGCGTTTATTCCACGGTCCAATGGCTTCTTCTCCCATGGCGGCAGTGAAGGCCTCTACTCTTCTAAGGTTCATGATTCCTCTgattcttcctctgataagccccTCCAAGGAAAATCCTTCATCAG GTTTGAAGATGTCACCTTTGTTAGGACAAAGGAGGCTGCCAGTAAGCAGAACGAAATGCAGGAGAGCACTGGATTGGTAGAAGCCATCATATTTGAGGTGAAAGACAGAGAAAGGATTGGAGGGGCATTCCTAAAAACTAATGCGATATGCTGTCACCCTACTCTTGCTCAGACTGGGTCCTGTACACTAGGAGAGGTAATTATCCAGAAAGACCAAGACAACCAAGACTGGCCCAAACGCATTCGAACCTCCTTTGCGGGAAAAAATGAAGAAGCTATAATGAAACCTGAAACTGTGGAAATAAATGCTACTGGAATGTACTACCTTTATTTCATGTTTTGCAATCCAGAACTTAAGGGAACCTTGATCAAGGGAAGGACTGTATGGAAGAATCCTAATGGTTATTTACCTGGGAAGATGACTCCTCTGATGACATTTTATGGAATCATGTCTTTGGCTTACCTTGCACTAGGACTAATCTGGTTCTTAAGGTTTGTTCAATTCTGGAAGGACGTCATACAGCTGCACTACCACATCACAGCAGTCATTGCACTTGGAATGTGTGAAATGGCTGTATGGTATTTTGAATATGCTAATTTTAATTCAACTGGATCAAGGCCGATGGGTGTTACACTGTGGGCTGTCACCTTTAGGACTGTGAAGAAGACCTTATCTCGCCTCCTCCTTTTGGTTGTCTCCATGGGTTATGGTGTAGTAAAGCCAACCCTTGGTGGTATAACATCAAGAGTACTTCTTCTTGGTCTGATATATTTTATTGCCTCAGAGGCACTTGAGCTAGTTGAACATCTAGGGAACATCAATGACTTGTCTAAGAAAACAGAATTATTTTTAGTGCTTCCTGTTGCTTTCCTAGATTCCTGCTTTATCGTCTGGATCTTCTCATCTCTATCAAAAACTTTAGAGAAGCTTCAG ATGAGGAGAAACACAGCTAAACTAGATCTATACCGAAAGTTTACCAATTCTCTTGCAGTCTCTGTTCTGCTTTCCATTGCTTGGATTGGCTTTGAG CTTTACTTTAATGCAACTGACCCACTAAGTGAGCTATGGCAAGTTGCTTGGATCATTCCTGCTTTCTGGACTCTGCTTGCATACTCTCTTTTGGTGGTGATTTGTATCCTCTGGGCTCCTTCACGTAACCCAACCAG
- the LOC110668717 gene encoding uncharacterized protein LOC110668717 has product MGIIVYLDTVLIPFSLFLMVGYHAYLWHSFKNKPSQTTIGINALRRKGWFLDIKEGDDKKGMLAVQSLRNAQMATIFTASVAILINLSVAALTNNTYISSHLLSNPFFGLQVGRISVLKFGSASLFLLVSFLCSSMALGFLVEANFLLNIFDDFSSSPTYVQTVFERGFLLSLIGNRVLCITFPLLIWLLGPVPVALSSVALVWGLYELDFYGKCGRETCINSLT; this is encoded by the exons ATGGGTATAATTGTttatctggatactgtattgatcCCTTTCAGTCTCTTCCTTATGGTGGGTTACCATGCCTATCTATGGCATAGCTTCAAGAACAAACCCTCTCAAACAACCATTGGAATCAACGCACTGAGGAGGAAAGGTTGGTTTCTTGACATAAAGGAG GGTGATGATAAGAAGGGTATGTTAGCAGTGCAAAGCTTGAGAAACGCCCAAATGGCAACCATTTTTACTGCTTCAGTAGCCATTCTCATAAACTTATCCGTGGCAGCTTTGACCAACAACACCTACATCTCAAGCCATCTCCTGAGCAATCCATTTTTTGGGTTACAAGTTGGGAGGATCTCTGTTTTAAAGTTCGGCTCAGCTTCATTATTTCTGCTGGTTAGCTTCCTGTGCAGCTCTATGGCACTGGGATTCTTGGTCGAAGCCAATTTCTTGTTAAATATTTTTGATGATTTCTCATCATCACCTACATATGTGCAAACAGTATTTGAACGAGGGTTCTTGCTGTCTCTCATAGGTAACAGAGTCCTCTGCATCACCTTTCCCTTGCTGATATGGCTTTTGGGTCCAGTGCCTGTAGCCTTGTCATCTGTGGCACTTGTCTGGGGGTTGTATGAGCTTGATTTCTATGGCAAGTGTGGGAGAGAAACTTGCATTAATTCCCTTACATGA
- the LOC110668721 gene encoding uncharacterized protein LOC110668721: protein MLPWRWSPCTQMLFSHNTSSRSMIKNSTATASSSLCCSLNQGAAGENLPPEQQLQSQQSNGFWRKWEANSAEMSSKLAKLGLAAVLACGLFDAITYTTIFVLAFLGYEKSTEKNPAANLQALLGIVILMWTGKNITRPFRVAGAAALAPLIDRGMKQIQNYFRFPNLAYAFVLVVSVVAASCLTIVGLLILSRWGR from the exons ATGCTTCCATGGAGATGGAGTCCTTGTACCCAGATGCTTTTCAGCCACAATACCAGCTCCAGGAGCATGATCAAGAATAGCACTGCCACTGCCTCATCCTCATTGTG CTGCTCTCTCAATCAAGGAGCTGCTGGAGAAAATCTCCCTCCAGAGCAACAATTACAg AGTCAGCAGAGCAACGGATTCTGGAGGAAATGGGAG GCTAATTCTGCTGAAATGAGTTCAAAACTTGCAAAGCTTGGGCTTGCAGCTGTACTTGCGTGTGGGTTGTTTGATGCCATCACCTATACCACTATCTTTGTGCTTGCTTTCCTTGGGTATGAAAAGAGCACAGAAAAGAATCCTGCCGCCAATCTCCAAGCACTTTTAGGG ATTGTAATTTTGATGTGGACTGGGAAAAACATCACCAGGCCGTTTCGAGTAGCTGGAGCTGCAGCCTTAGCACCACTTATCGACAGGGGAATGAAGCAGATTCAAAACTATTTCAGGTTTCCAAATCTTGCGTATGCATTTGTGCTTGTCGTTTCAGTAGTAGCTGCTTCATGTCTGACAATTGTTGGCTTGCTTATCCTTTCTCGATGGGGAAGGTGA